The following proteins come from a genomic window of Streptomyces sp. Sge12:
- the paaK gene encoding phenylacetate--CoA ligase PaaK, which produces MAAYTDLHDEGERLGRDELAALQLTRLRATLHRAYEKVPFYRQAFDKAGVHPDDCRSLADLSLFPLTTKADLRDQYPFGMFAVPRSQVRRIHASSGTTGRPTVVGYTDGDLATWANVVARSIRAAGGRPGQIVHIAYGYGLFTGGLGAHYGAERLGCTVVPASGGMTDRQVRLIEDFRPEVIMVTPSYMLTLLDEMERQGIDPRSTSLRTGIFGAEPWTEEMRREIEERVGIDAVDIYGLSEVIGPGVAQEFAETKDGLHIWEDHFYPEVVDPLTGAVLPDGEPGELVFTSLTKEAMPVIRYRTRDLTRLLPGTARPAFRRMEKITGRSDDMIILRGVNMYPTQIEEILLRTPGLAPHFQLRLTREGRMDALTVRVEARRETDADRRLDAAAAVVRAVKEGIGVSVRVEVVDPETLERSVGKIKRLIDLRDAG; this is translated from the coding sequence ATGGCGGCGTACACGGATCTCCACGACGAGGGCGAGCGGCTGGGCCGCGACGAGCTGGCGGCCCTCCAGCTCACCCGGCTGCGCGCCACCTTGCACCGTGCCTATGAGAAGGTGCCGTTCTACCGGCAGGCTTTCGACAAGGCGGGGGTGCATCCCGACGACTGCCGGTCGCTCGCCGACCTCTCCCTGTTCCCTCTGACCACCAAGGCCGATCTGCGCGACCAGTATCCCTTCGGGATGTTCGCCGTGCCGCGCTCACAGGTGCGGCGCATCCATGCCTCCAGCGGCACCACCGGGCGGCCGACCGTCGTCGGGTACACCGACGGGGACCTCGCCACGTGGGCGAACGTCGTCGCCCGGTCCATACGGGCGGCGGGCGGACGCCCCGGCCAGATCGTCCACATCGCCTACGGGTACGGGCTGTTCACGGGCGGCCTGGGCGCGCACTACGGCGCCGAGCGCCTGGGCTGTACGGTCGTGCCCGCCTCGGGCGGGATGACGGACCGCCAGGTCCGGCTCATCGAGGACTTCCGGCCGGAGGTCATCATGGTGACCCCCTCCTACATGCTGACCCTGCTGGACGAGATGGAGCGCCAGGGGATCGACCCGCGCTCCACCTCTCTACGGACGGGGATCTTCGGCGCGGAGCCGTGGACCGAGGAGATGCGCCGGGAGATCGAGGAACGGGTCGGCATCGACGCGGTGGACATCTACGGCCTGTCCGAGGTCATCGGGCCGGGGGTGGCACAGGAGTTCGCCGAGACGAAGGACGGCCTCCACATCTGGGAGGACCATTTCTATCCCGAGGTGGTCGACCCGCTGACCGGCGCGGTGCTCCCGGACGGCGAGCCGGGCGAGCTGGTGTTCACCTCCCTCACCAAGGAGGCCATGCCCGTCATCCGCTACCGCACCCGGGATCTGACGCGGCTGCTGCCCGGTACGGCCCGGCCGGCCTTCCGCCGGATGGAGAAGATCACCGGCCGGAGCGACGACATGATCATCCTGCGCGGGGTGAACATGTACCCCACCCAGATCGAGGAGATCCTGCTGCGAACGCCCGGCCTGGCGCCCCACTTCCAGCTGCGGCTGACCCGGGAGGGCCGGATGGACGCCCTGACGGTACGGGTGGAGGCGCGCCGGGAGACGGACGCCGACCGGCGGCTGGACGCGGCCGCCGCCGTGGTCCGGGCCGTGAAGGAGGGGATCGGGGTCTCCGTGCGGGTCGAGGTGGTCGACCCGGAGACGCTGGAGCGTTCGGTGGGGAAGATCAAGAGGCTGATCGACCTCCGCGACGCGGGGTAG
- a CDS encoding fatty acyl-CoA synthetase: MTADRTVRAVRAVRDNTVDGLVRDSARRVPDRPAVRYRERTWTYAELDAAVSTGAAVLRERYGLAAGDRVATYAHNCDAYLIAYLACARAGLTHVPVNQNLTGEDLAYILDDSASALVLADPDLAGRIPGGRRVRALRDAPDSFLAELAEPLPFEADRDPDALAQLLYTSGTTALPKGAMMTHRALVHEYESAIEALDLDGDDRPVHSLPLYHSAQMHVFLLPYLAVGARNTIVDAPVAERIFDLVEAGEADSLFAPPTVWIGLANHPDFAVRELGALRKAYYGASIMPVPVLERLRERLPGLGFYNCFGQSEIGPLATVLGPAEHEGRMDSCGRPVRHVEAKVVDEDGKDVPDGTAGEVVYRSPQLCLGYWNDAVATQKAFRDGWFRSGDLAVRDAQGYYTVVDRVKDVINSGGVLVASRQVEDVLYTHPGVAEAAVVGLPDERWIEAVTAVVVPRGEVTEAELMAFAREKLAHFKAPKRVLFVDALPRNASGKILKRELRDRFAQPGH, encoded by the coding sequence ATGACGGCAGACCGGACGGTGCGGGCAGTGCGAGCGGTACGGGACAACACGGTCGACGGGCTGGTGCGCGACAGCGCGCGGCGGGTGCCCGACCGCCCCGCCGTCCGCTACCGCGAACGGACCTGGACCTACGCGGAGCTCGACGCGGCCGTCAGCACCGGCGCCGCCGTACTGCGGGAGCGGTACGGGCTGGCCGCCGGGGACCGCGTCGCCACCTACGCCCACAACTGCGACGCATACCTCATCGCCTACCTCGCCTGCGCCCGGGCCGGGCTCACCCACGTCCCGGTCAACCAGAACCTCACCGGCGAGGACCTCGCGTACATCCTGGACGACTCCGCGAGCGCCCTGGTCCTCGCCGACCCGGACCTGGCCGGCCGGATCCCCGGGGGCAGGCGCGTACGGGCGCTGCGCGACGCCCCCGATTCCTTCCTGGCGGAGCTGGCCGAGCCGCTGCCCTTCGAGGCCGACCGGGACCCGGACGCGCTGGCGCAGCTCCTCTACACCTCGGGGACCACCGCCCTGCCCAAGGGCGCGATGATGACCCACCGGGCGCTGGTGCACGAGTACGAGAGTGCGATCGAGGCCCTGGACCTGGACGGGGACGACCGGCCCGTGCACTCGCTGCCGCTCTACCACTCGGCGCAGATGCACGTCTTCCTGCTCCCGTACCTGGCGGTGGGAGCGCGGAACACCATCGTGGACGCGCCGGTCGCGGAGCGGATCTTCGACCTCGTCGAGGCCGGGGAGGCCGACAGCCTCTTCGCTCCGCCGACGGTGTGGATCGGCCTGGCCAACCACCCGGACTTCGCGGTGCGTGAGCTGGGCGCCCTGCGGAAGGCGTACTACGGGGCCTCGATCATGCCGGTGCCGGTCCTGGAACGACTGCGCGAGCGGCTGCCGGGGCTCGGCTTCTACAACTGCTTCGGCCAGAGCGAGATCGGCCCGCTCGCCACGGTGCTGGGGCCGGCGGAGCACGAGGGGCGGATGGACTCCTGCGGGCGGCCGGTGCGCCACGTGGAGGCGAAGGTCGTCGACGAGGACGGCAAGGACGTGCCGGACGGGACGGCCGGCGAGGTGGTCTACCGCTCGCCGCAGCTCTGCCTGGGGTACTGGAACGACGCGGTGGCCACGCAGAAGGCCTTCCGGGACGGCTGGTTCCGCTCGGGAGACCTGGCCGTGCGCGATGCGCAGGGGTACTACACGGTCGTGGACCGGGTGAAGGACGTCATCAACTCGGGCGGGGTGCTGGTCGCCTCACGGCAGGTGGAGGACGTGCTCTACACCCATCCGGGCGTGGCCGAGGCCGCAGTGGTGGGGCTGCCCGACGAGCGCTGGATCGAGGCGGTCACGGCGGTGGTGGTACCGCGCGGGGAGGTGACGGAGGCGGAGCTGATGGCCTTCGCGCGGGAGAAGCTCGCCCACTTCAAGGCCCCGAAGCGGGTGCTCTTCGTGGACGCCCTCCCGCGCAATGCCAGCGGCAAGATCCTCAAGCGGGAACTGCGCGACCGCTTCGCGCAGCCCGGCCACTGA
- a CDS encoding penicillin acylase family protein, translating to MHLSTRPTLRRVALAGAALLAATAAMPQAAAATDDRAAAGGGKLSAVIRYTENGIPHILARDYAQLGFGTGWAQAADQVCVLADGFVTVAGERSRWFGADAAPDFSLSSATKNLSSDLYFKGVRESGTVEKLLATPAPAGPTEDLKELMRGWAAGYNAWLAQNKVTDPACKGAGWVHPVTTADVAARGFAVSVLGGQGRGVDGITTAQPPGAAAIPGPAGTPVAAASAATDPAAAAEAARDFFDTARYDMGSNAVAFAGSTTSNGRGLLLGNPHYPWQGGRRFWQFQQTIPGELNVSGASLLGTAVVNIGFNDKVAWSHTVATGTPVNLHQLALDPADPTAYLVDGKPERMTRRTVTVPVAGGAPVTRTQWWTRYGPVVSDLGAGLPLPWTAQTAYALNDPNAANLRGSDTALAMGRARSVAGIQDALKRTQGLPWVNTVAADSAGGTLFTQTQVLPRITDELAARCSTPLGRATYPASGLAVLDGSRGDCAIGSDPDAVQPGVFGPGRAPTLQGAPYAENSNDSAWLANADRPLTGYERIWGTVATPRSLRTRGAVEDVSAMAAKGRLTVADLQKQQFANRVPAGDLAAADAAQACAALPGGTATASDGSAVDVTAACGVLAGWDRTTDSASRGALLFDRFWRRLTASTPAKDLWLVPFSAADPVRTPRTLNRAAPGIGRALADAVAELKAAGIALDAPLGEHQFVVRGGRRLPVGGGTEALGVWNKIEAPWNAAAGGYPEVAHGSSHIQAVGWDGSRCPVARTLLTYSQSSNPGSPYYADQTRLYSEERWVTARYCERDILTSPKLKVVPVRERR from the coding sequence TTGCACCTCAGCACTCGTCCGACACTCCGCCGCGTCGCCCTCGCCGGCGCCGCTCTGCTCGCCGCGACGGCCGCGATGCCGCAGGCCGCGGCAGCGACCGACGACCGGGCAGCGGCCGGCGGCGGCAAGCTGTCCGCCGTCATCCGGTACACCGAGAACGGCATCCCGCACATCCTCGCCCGCGACTACGCGCAGCTCGGCTTCGGCACCGGCTGGGCCCAGGCCGCCGACCAGGTCTGTGTCCTCGCGGACGGCTTCGTGACCGTCGCCGGTGAGCGTTCGCGCTGGTTCGGGGCGGACGCGGCGCCCGACTTCTCGCTCTCCTCGGCCACGAAGAACCTCTCCAGCGACCTCTACTTCAAGGGGGTGCGGGAGTCCGGCACGGTGGAGAAGCTGCTGGCGACCCCCGCGCCGGCCGGGCCCACCGAGGACCTCAAGGAACTGATGCGCGGCTGGGCCGCCGGGTACAACGCCTGGCTGGCCCAGAACAAGGTCACCGATCCGGCGTGCAAGGGCGCCGGCTGGGTCCACCCGGTCACCACGGCCGATGTGGCGGCCCGCGGCTTCGCGGTGTCGGTCCTCGGCGGCCAGGGCCGCGGCGTCGACGGCATCACGACCGCACAGCCCCCGGGCGCGGCGGCCATCCCGGGACCGGCGGGCACTCCGGTCGCCGCGGCCTCCGCGGCGACCGATCCGGCGGCCGCCGCCGAGGCCGCGCGCGACTTCTTCGACACCGCCCGGTACGACATGGGCTCCAACGCGGTGGCCTTCGCCGGCTCCACCACGTCGAACGGCCGCGGCCTGCTGCTCGGCAACCCGCACTACCCCTGGCAGGGCGGACGCCGCTTCTGGCAGTTCCAGCAGACCATCCCGGGCGAGCTGAACGTCTCGGGCGCCTCCCTCCTCGGCACGGCCGTGGTCAACATCGGCTTCAACGACAAGGTGGCCTGGAGCCACACCGTGGCCACCGGCACCCCGGTCAACCTCCACCAGCTCGCCCTGGACCCCGCCGATCCGACCGCCTACCTGGTCGACGGCAAGCCGGAGAGGATGACCCGGCGGACCGTCACCGTCCCGGTGGCGGGCGGCGCCCCCGTCACCCGCACCCAGTGGTGGACCCGCTACGGGCCGGTGGTCTCCGACCTCGGCGCGGGCCTGCCCCTGCCCTGGACCGCGCAGACGGCGTACGCGCTGAACGACCCGAACGCGGCGAACCTGCGCGGCTCGGACACCGCCCTCGCGATGGGCAGAGCCCGTTCGGTGGCCGGCATCCAGGACGCGCTGAAGCGCACCCAGGGCCTGCCCTGGGTGAACACCGTGGCCGCCGACTCCGCCGGCGGCACCCTCTTCACCCAGACCCAGGTGCTCCCCCGGATCACCGACGAGCTGGCGGCCCGCTGCTCCACCCCGCTGGGCCGGGCCACCTATCCGGCGTCGGGGCTGGCGGTGCTGGACGGTTCCCGCGGTGACTGCGCGATCGGCTCGGACCCGGACGCGGTGCAGCCCGGCGTGTTCGGCCCGGGCAGGGCGCCGACTCTGCAGGGGGCGCCGTACGCCGAGAACTCCAACGACAGTGCCTGGCTGGCCAATGCCGACCGGCCGCTGACCGGGTACGAACGCATCTGGGGCACCGTCGCCACCCCGCGCTCGCTGCGGACGCGCGGCGCCGTCGAGGACGTGTCCGCGATGGCCGCGAAGGGCCGGCTGACCGTGGCGGACCTGCAGAAACAGCAGTTCGCGAACCGGGTTCCGGCCGGTGATCTGGCGGCCGCGGACGCGGCGCAGGCCTGCGCCGCCCTGCCCGGCGGCACGGCGACGGCGAGCGACGGCAGTGCGGTGGACGTCACGGCGGCCTGCGGGGTGCTGGCGGGCTGGGACCGTACGACCGACAGCGCCAGCCGCGGCGCACTGCTCTTCGACCGGTTCTGGCGCCGGCTGACGGCGTCGACCCCCGCCAAGGACTTGTGGCTGGTGCCGTTCTCGGCGGCCGATCCCGTACGCACCCCCCGTACGCTCAACCGGGCCGCGCCCGGCATCGGGCGGGCGCTCGCGGACGCGGTGGCGGAGCTGAAGGCCGCCGGGATCGCGCTGGACGCCCCGCTGGGCGAGCACCAGTTCGTGGTCCGGGGCGGCCGCAGGCTGCCGGTGGGCGGCGGTACGGAGGCGCTCGGCGTCTGGAACAAGATCGAGGCCCCGTGGAACGCGGCGGCCGGCGGCTACCCGGAGGTCGCGCACGGCTCCAGCCACATCCAGGCGGTCGGCTGGGACGGCAGCCGCTGTCCGGTGGCGCGCACCCTGCTGACGTACAGCCAGTCCTCGAACCCGGGCTCGCCGTACTACGCCGATCAGACCCGGCTGTACTCCGAGGAGCGCTGGGTCACGGCACGCTACTGCGAGCGGGACATCCTCACCTCCCCGAAGCTGAAGGTGGTGCCGGTGCGCGAACGGCGGTGA
- a CDS encoding YhjD/YihY/BrkB family envelope integrity protein, with product MISTLRQLHDRLQGSQVGLAWSRGREMELMHRAMGFAALGFLTLVPLLVVVAAAAPGSGSGFGRWLGQALGVTEASRVRVEMLFGAADLALERTTAFGLAALAVFGLTFGSAVQTGYEKVWDLPTMRWHTMWRHVVWLALLVCYLALLVGIPAPSHHVIGTILGTLGDLLGTCLFFVGSQRLLLGGRVRWRALVPGAVATSLGLLGLRVFSQLVFSPLIASNAVIYGPFGTLLVVQSWLVGVGFVVYGGALVGRLVHEHLTLRRLRRSGVYPPEDPAAHPW from the coding sequence GTGATCTCCACCCTCCGGCAGCTCCACGACCGGCTCCAGGGCTCCCAGGTGGGGCTGGCCTGGAGCCGTGGCCGGGAGATGGAGCTCATGCACCGGGCGATGGGCTTCGCGGCCCTCGGGTTCCTCACCCTGGTGCCGCTGCTGGTGGTGGTCGCGGCCGCGGCGCCCGGGAGCGGCTCGGGCTTCGGCCGGTGGCTCGGCCAGGCCCTCGGGGTGACGGAGGCCTCGCGGGTCCGGGTCGAGATGCTGTTCGGCGCGGCGGACCTGGCGCTGGAGCGGACCACCGCCTTCGGTCTGGCCGCACTCGCGGTGTTCGGCCTGACCTTCGGGTCGGCCGTCCAGACCGGCTACGAGAAGGTCTGGGACCTGCCGACCATGCGCTGGCACACCATGTGGCGGCACGTCGTCTGGCTCGCCCTGCTGGTCTGCTACCTCGCCCTGCTCGTGGGGATCCCCGCCCCCTCGCACCACGTCATCGGCACGATCCTCGGCACCCTGGGCGACCTCCTCGGCACCTGCCTGTTCTTCGTCGGCTCGCAGCGCCTGCTGCTCGGCGGCCGGGTCCGCTGGCGCGCCCTGGTGCCGGGAGCCGTGGCGACCAGCCTCGGGCTGCTGGGGCTGCGGGTCTTCTCGCAGCTGGTGTTCTCCCCGCTGATCGCGTCCAACGCGGTGATCTACGGGCCCTTCGGCACCCTGCTCGTCGTCCAGTCCTGGCTGGTCGGCGTCGGCTTCGTCGTCTACGGCGGGGCGCTCGTCGGCCGGCTCGTGCACGAGCACCTCACCCTGCGGCGGCTGCGGCGCAGCGGGGTCTACCCTCCCGAGGACCCCGCCGCCCACCCTTGGTAA